Proteins encoded by one window of Sphaerodactylus townsendi isolate TG3544 linkage group LG04, MPM_Stown_v2.3, whole genome shotgun sequence:
- the LOC125431459 gene encoding transmembrane 4 L6 family member 1-like isoform X2 produces MMCTSKCSRCIGISLFPLSICAIVSNLLLYFPNGQVLEANRITDLVWFFHGILGAGILILLPAFMMLGAGGEGCCTNRCGMLLSVLFAALGASGGIYCVIISFLGLIFGPLCDIGNEVYVYPFRNDSFADNYLFNQTMWSICKKPENIILWNVVLFSLLLAIGTLEAILCLIQVVNGLSGFVCGTCLRKKKTDVAGM; encoded by the exons ATGATGTGTACAAGCAAATGTTCCAGATGCATTGGGATTTCCCTGTTTCCTCTCTCTATCTGTGCGATTGTCTCCAATCTTCTCCTCTATTTCCCCAACGGACAAGTATTAGAAGCCAACAGGATCACCGACCTGGTCTGGTTTTTCCATGGCATTCTGGGAGCTGGAATATTG atACTCTTGCCGGCATTTATGATGTTGGGCGCAGGCGGAGAAGGATGTTGCACTAACAGATGTGGA ATGCTGCTCTCTGTCCTCTTTGCTGCGTTGGGAGCCTCAGGTGGCATATACTGCGTGATCATCTCATTCTTGGGGTTGATTTTTGGTCCTCTTTGTGACATTGGCAACGAAGTATACGTCTACCCTTTCAGGAACGACAGCTTCGC AGATAACTATTTGTTTAACCAGACAATGTGGTCCATTTGCAAGAAGCCGGAAAACATCATCCTTTGGAACGTGGTTTTGTTTTCCCTCCTGCTGGCCATCGGCACACTGGAAGCCATCCTTTGCCTCATCCAAGTCGTGAATGGGCTGTCTGGGTTCGTGTGTGGCACctgtctcaggaaaaaaaag aCGGATGTCGCAGGAATGTGA